In Triticum urartu cultivar G1812 chromosome 6, Tu2.1, whole genome shotgun sequence, the following proteins share a genomic window:
- the LOC125512524 gene encoding uncharacterized protein LOC125512524 codes for MRGRRRGSSGTATDFLVCFPPRAHLALMPPKTACSPSRPSASSERRHSTSGARPSSSGSHLRVAANRNPSRRHHAVDVGEDNEPSSPKVTCAGQIKVSRSAKPKAAGAGGKKKATWMQALGIKKDALPFLSALHGAFRLNVSGCFGRFPGAVVEYTSGEEDEEEEEEEQAGRAGKETDRRHGDALAKWFMVLEEGKRAPRKNQEHELPHEEQEKEDAAPPANALMLMRCRSAPAKGLARRLGVADAGEDEEEAESESNKAREEEPEKENLVVMRYPPDFFQVSMDIAKETWIVGGDDSVLRCRSWKK; via the coding sequence atgagggggaggaggagggggagcagCGGCACGGCCACCGACTTCCTCGTCTGCTTCCCGCCGCGGGCGCACCTGGCGCTCATGCCGCCCAAGACGGCCTGCAGCCCGTCGCGGCCGTCCGCCAGCTCCGAGCGCCGGCACAGCACCAGCGGCGCCCGGCCGTCGTCGTCCGGCTCGCACCTCAGGGTGGCCGCCAACAGGAACCCGAGCCGGCGCCACCACGCCGTGGACGTCGGCGAGGACAACGAGCCGTCGTCGCCCaaggtgacgtgcgcggggcaGATCAAGGTCTCCCGGTCGGCCAAGCCCAAGGCCGCCGGTGCTGGCGGGAAGAAGAAGGCCACGTGGATGCAGGCGCTCGGGATCAAGAAGGACGCCCTGCCCTTCCTCAGCGCCCTGCACGGCGCCTTCCGGCTCAACGTCTCCGGCTGCTTCGGCAGGTTCCCCGGCGCCGTCGTCGAGTACACCTccggggaggaggacgaggaggaggaggaggaggagcaggcgGGGCGCGCGGGGAAGGAGACGGATCGGCGCCACGGCGACGCATTGGCCAAGTGGTTCATGGTGCTCGAGGAAGGGAAGAGGGCTCCCCGCAAGAACCAGGAGCACGAGCTACCGCACGAGGAGCAGGAGAAAGAAGACGCGGCGCCGCCGGCGAACGCGCTGATGCTGATGCGGTGCCGGTCGGCGCCGGCGAAGGGGCTGGCGAGGAGGCTAGGAGTAGCCGACGCAggggaggacgaggaggaggccgagAGCGAGAGCAACAAGGCAAGGGAGGAAGAGCCGGAGAAGGAGAACCTGGTGGTGATGAGGTACCCGCCCGACTTCTTCCAGGTGTCCATGGACATCGCCAAGGAGACATGGATCGTCGGCGGCGACGACTCGGTCCTACGCTGCCGGAGCTGGAAGAAATGA
- the LOC125514575 gene encoding PLAT domain-containing protein 3-like — protein MARLAALLLAFAVAVSATTLAHGRDLPTQIKLTKGGGAVGGDSQECVYTVYVRTGSIWKAGTDANITLELYTAGNADGVAISDLPSWGGLMWGGHSYFERGNLDIFSGRGPCMATAPCRMRVSSDGTGAHHGWYCNYVEVTVTGPHRGCAQQLFTVEQWLATDAAPYKLEAVVDRCPADGAAASE, from the exons ATGGCTCGGCTCGCCGCCCTCCTCCTCGCCTTCGCCGTCGCCGTCTCCGCCACCACGCTGGCCCACGGCCGCGACCTCCCGACCCAGATCAAG CTGAccaagggcggcggcgcggtgggcGGCGACAGCCAGGAGTGCGTGTACACGGTGTACGTGCGGACGGGGTCGATCTGGAAGGCCGGGACGGACGCCAACATCACGCTGGAGCTCTACACGGCGGGCAACGCCGACGGCGTGGCCATCTCGGACCTGCCGTCGTGGGGCGGGCTCATGTGGGGGGGCCACTCCTACTTCGAGCGCGGCAACCTGGACATCTTCAGCGGGCGCGGGCCGTGCATGGCCACCGCGCCCTGCCGGATGAGGGTCTCCTCCGACGGCACCGGCGCGCACCACGGCTGGTACTGCAACTACGTGGAGGTCACCGTCACCGGCCCACACCGCGGCTGCGCGCAGCAGCTCTTCACCGTCGAGCAGTGGCTCGCCACCGACGCCGCGCCCTACAAGCTCGAGGCCGTCGTCGACCGCTGCCCCGCCGATGGCGCCGCCGCCTCGGAGTAA